The DNA region AGATGCAGATAGGCCACCTTGGCAATCTGGGCCATGTGCCGAACGCCGAGCAGGCCGAAGCGCTCACGGGATTGGATATCCTGCTGATCCCCGTTGGCGGCAGGCAGACCATCGATGCCAAGCTTGCTGCCGAGACGATCAGCCTGCTTCAGCCGCGGCTGGTCATCCCGATGCATTTCGCGACACCGCGCGAACAGGAAGAGCTCGACGGGGTTGAACGTTTTCTGCGCGAGATGGGGGCGCCGGCGGCAGCGCCGCAGCCGCGGCTTACGGTAACGAAATCGTCTTTGCCTGAGTCGGTGCAGGTGGTTGTCCTCGCGCCGCCGCCCTAACGGTGGAGAACGGGCTGATCAAAGGCATAGCGCGGGTCACGAGGGGCGAGCGCGAGGGTCTCAATGATGCGCCGCGCGGTCGGCATTGTCGGCTCGTCTGCGAGGCCTGCCTGCCATGCCGCAACATGTTCAACGCCAATCGCCCAGCGCTCGGCATCCCACACCGGCTCCGGAGCCGAGCGAGCTGAGAAGTCTTGCCAGAGCCGGATTGCCAGCACCTGGACGAGGATCGGGCGCGCGGCAAGGTAAAGCCGTTTGAGTGCGACGCCGAGCACGGGGTCACTGCCGGCGGGGCCGATTGGCGCCCACTGCCAATCGCCGTGCCAGAGGGCGGCCAGTTCAGGAGTGGTGAGGGCATCCGCTGGCTGCTCGCCGAGCCGGCCGGGACGGATCGCTTCGAGCATCCAGCCAGTCGGGGTCTCGCGCAGCCGCGCTTGGGCGTAGCGGGTCGGCACGCCGGGCTGCTCATACCGGAGCTCAACGCCAGCGAGGTCGCCGGTGAGGAGAACATCGTTCAGACCGATCTGGCCGGGATGGTGCAGCCCAGCAAGAAGCCCGAACGGCTCGCGGTCGAACTGTTCAAGGAGCACGGCTGCCTCGCTGCCAGGGAGCGCATGCTGGAGCGCATCGAGACGGCGGTTGGCGGCAAGTGCTTGGAGGATGCCGCCGACGATCAAGCCGGCCGCGCGCGCCCGTGCGACCGCGTCAGGGTTCTGAACAGGCGCGCCGATCGTCTCCTCGAGGACGCGCGCCTCACCGAGGAGCGGCAGCACGCGCGCGCGGGCGCGGTCGAGCCGCTGCGGGGTGAGAGTCTCGATGGTCACTTCGTCG from Dehalococcoidia bacterium includes:
- a CDS encoding MBL fold metallo-hydrolase; protein product: MELTWFGHSCFRLRAREATVVTDPYETTSGYPPLKLTATIVSVSHDDPWHNAAHLIGGSPRVVNRPGEYEIAGVPIIGIRTYRDRERGATLGKNVSFVFTLEEMQIGHLGNLGHVPNAEQAEALTGLDILLIPVGGRQTIDAKLAAETISLLQPRLVIPMHFATPREQEELDGVERFLREMGAPAAAPQPRLTVTKSSLPESVQVVVLAPPP